A window of Centroberyx gerrardi isolate f3 chromosome 19, fCenGer3.hap1.cur.20231027, whole genome shotgun sequence genomic DNA:
GAACCAGCTCCCAAACCAGCATTTCTAGTGTTGATTGGTTTGATGTGGAAGGGATTAGTCACACCCTGATGTGACTCAATGTTTTGTTGGCCTGCCTGCTAAAAGATTTTGGCTTCACCTGAGCCACTTGCATTTCAGTCCAAGTTAGACTGTGGCCTTATCTTGTTTACTTTGCCTGACCCAAGCTGAGTGGCTTTGATCAGGTGTTGGTACTCTTATCTCGCTTCATACAAGGTTTCTCCCCAGAAAACCAAAAGACTGATGgtaacacaataacacaatcaCTAAATATTCATTTGAGTCTTGCATCAGTGCAGTGCTAAAATCTAATGGGGGATTCAAAAACATAACAGCAGGCATCAGGGCACCGTGGTACACTGGTGTTAAAAACCTCACACTGACCAAAGCCTACTATACAGCAAAGCAGATAATCCTTAATAAAATTCATGGAGGTACTACTTTTGCTGGAGTTCCACTAGTGTTATTGCCTCCAACAATATACGCTTCTCTGTCTGCCTTATAAACCATAAATTGTTGCATGTACTCATCACATTAATTATGATATTGTGCAACCCATCTTCAGGTGGGGCACTGACATAATAAATCAAGGAACTATGTTGTCAGGCTTTTGCTGACTGACTTGTTTACAGTGTAGCTGCATAACAGCAAACTTAAAATCCACTGTTCTTGTGTCCTTCTCACTTGGCTTGGGCAGCATGGCACGTGGGCACCAGAAGATTCAGTCGCAGCAGAAGAATGCCAAGAAACAGGCAGAGGCCAAGAAGGCCAAGGGCCACGACCAAAAGACGGCAGCCAAGGCAGCACTAGTGTTCACCTGCGCTGTCTGTAGGGTGAGTATCAAGCCTCGACCAACCCAGAGGCCACGCTCTGGCTCAAGATGggaaactgtttttattttttttaaactggttGATTCGTATGCCTTTGGGCTTGTTTTTAGATTTATATAAGATACTTCGACTGCTGAGATGTCATGTTAGACAGTAAAGAGTTTTTCTAAAAGTTGTGCCATTTCCCTCCATTATGGTTAAGTATTTGTTGGCTGCATCTTTGCTCAAGCTTGACCATGCACTTGCCCTACCTCCACTCGACCTAGCTTAGAGGATCCAGGGGGCATGTCCCCTTTTATGTTACCTTAGTCACTACACATATGGGGCGGCATTATTACGATCTTAACATCATCACTGGTTAAAATGATGTCATGATATGCCTTCACAGGGAGATTGTGGACATATTAGTGATATATTAGTCTACAATCCACCTGTAATTTCCATTCTTAACTTAGATTCTCTGCTTTCACCAAACTTTTCACCCGAGTCACAGTGCAACTTTCCTTCTAACCCATCCCTCACTAATACATTCAATGGTGTTGCGCACAATCGCAGTTTACCGTGATTGATGTTCCCCTTTGTTCTGTGGGAAATCTCAGAAACCCACGTTACAACCTGAACGGGCCTGAGGTTATTTTAGCCTGCTGCTTGTGTAAACGCAGATCTGAGCACAGCGTTCCACCAGCTGCAATCTGTCACAGCTCAAAACTCTTGTCATTTTCTAACATTTGTAAAGAAAGGATTGGCTCAGGTGGGAATACAACTAACTTACTTAGTAAATCGCCAAAGGACACAACCAAAAGAACACACTGAAAACTTAAAATTGCTCAAGAGCATTGCTGAGAACAGCCAAAGCGGCCAATCTATGTTGCCTTaaagtgctgttggaaataaaataattacGAGAGCAGCACACATGAACAAACCTTTTGCTTTTACTATTAACACAGAGTTATGTCTTTACTGGCTTCATCACTGTATTTCAGAAATCCTCTGATATAGTGTGTTTCATTGTCCTGTTGAATGTTCCCTCCCTGCAGTCCCAGATGCCTGACCCAAAAACCTTCAAGCAGCACTTCGAGAGCAAGCACCCCAAGTCCCCCCTGCCCCCAGAGCTGGAGGGAGTGGAGGCATAAATGGCTACAATCACTGGAGTCCCACCCTGGATGCCAAACCGTGCTCCTCAAGGCCCCGCACCAACTCTGCACACTCAATCTGATAGGATTGGATTGATGCAAGCAACACGGCAAGCAACAGTTAGCTTCATTTAGCCTTTTGACAGGCCCGGTTGCCTTTTTGACACAATGCTTCCACCCATCCAGTCCTGTATTCTTGTGTATATATCCATAGGGGCTAAACCTAAAGGCCGGTTTTGTTTTCAGGGCCACTGAAGACCCGTATGATCCTTGAACAATACAAGTGGTCAGTGCAGATTTCTCCCTTTATTCATGCGGTTTCTCGGAACAGACTTGTCACTGACCTGAAGTTAAACCACTAGTCACTCTGTTGGGGCTTCTTCAGTAAAGGGCAAATTTGATCAAACGCTCAGAATGACGTGCAAATATGAATGTTTCCAGCTGCTAGCTCTGTACATCTTCATCTGAAACCTTCTGAGGAATGAAATGTGCCCCTACAGCTAAcatgccactctctctctctcatcctctctttaGCAAGATGAGGTAAACACACTGTGTCCTCGCAAAACAAGGATTTTGGCTTGGgtgggagaaaaaacaaaactttttgaactaaaaataaaaaccttttcCTCCTAATTCAAGGTTTGTCGCcgtgaaatgaatggaaaatgtgaACAAATCTAGTTTATTAGTCCTTCAGTTTCCTTTTGCTTTGAATGTTGGGTATTATTGAATCAAAGAGGAGATTGTGTTGCGTGTTGTCACATCAGTTGACTTCATTCATAGTCCCGTCTGTTCTGTTTTGCTGTAATCTTTCATCTAGCTAATCATTAATTTATGTTGGGTCTTAAAAATGTGAAATCTTGCCAGCCATTTCCAAGCTGCAACATGACTTGCAAGCGAATAAAATTCTACTGGAGCTTGTCGGCAACATTTGTATGCTTGGGAAATGAATGTATGCCCCAATGATGTAATataacattttaataaattttactttgttttatatCTGCTTTTTCCTCTTGGTGagcttttgttttctgtaacaAAGTTCTTCATGTTGTGATAATATGAAACAGGATGTATGGTGAAACTGAATGGAGCAAGTCGTACACGGATAAAGTTTCTTCATAGTGTTTCTTTTTATAGAGCTTGTTCTTTGAAAGAGTCCACCCGATCTGGCCTTCCTTTTCTCAAGTCTGTTATAGACTTGTGTCCTTTCAGCATCGCCTGTGCTCTTATTTTGTCTGTCATGTTTCACTACACTTTTCCTCTCTAGATTTCAAGGTTTTGTTGGACACTGGAATATTTTTATTCTCCAGATTTACTTCTCATTACTTCTGTGCTGCTCTGCTCACATCATGTAAATGGATCATTAATTGATAAATGATGCCAAAAGCTTTTGAGGTAACCACATAGCAGAGTATCTTTTCAAGGGCATTAGCCATCACCTAGCTTGGCCTTAGCAGATTTTCTAGTAGAATACAAAGAAACATTTGTTGCATAATTATTTGCAAGTGTCTTAATATCTCCAAAAGAAcagatctgtttttttcacttgaCCTCTTGTGACTGTTTTTACATAATCCTTAGATTACTTTCTGGATCCCCAATTTTTTCCCCAAGGAACACAGGCTTTTCACACAGCACATTCTTAGCCTAGGGTTATCTTAACCCTgggctaacagttggcccagggttaGCTTAACCcctgttcacacacagacatttaaccCAGGGCTAATGATTCACACAGCATTCTTGTTAGCCCAGGGCTTACATGTCTGAATATTCTATGGTAATAAAAACACTTCAGCCCAGGAATGCCATGCATTGTTGCTTAGCAACAttgtgaaggagaagtttgatttgattggacaacACACAAGTGACACAAAAGTGTTCTAACCCTGTTCACACAGCCAACAGATAACCCTGGTTTTTAAACAGTTTTCTGGGGATAACCCTGAAAAGTCAGGGTTAaccctgctccggagcagggcCAGCTAGCCCTGGGCTAAAGTTGGGGTTATCCCACTTTGGAATTTGCCTGTGTGAATTGTTCCTTAGCCCAGGGCTAAGTGCTGTGTGAAAACCACTGACAGAGAGCTAAAAACTGTTATTCCAATCTCTGAGATAGACCAAGGAAAGCCTGACTAGTCGTCCTTAATGGACAGATACAGTACAACAGtgacttaaagggtaacttcggcaTTTTttaacctggac
This region includes:
- the znf706 gene encoding zinc finger protein 706, with protein sequence MARGHQKIQSQQKNAKKQAEAKKAKGHDQKTAAKAALVFTCAVCRSQMPDPKTFKQHFESKHPKSPLPPELEGVEA